AAGCGTGGATGAACGTACAGGCGCTGAAATTGTGGTGTGTGTTTTTCCTTCACTGGCTGGACACGGCATCCAAAACAAGCAGGGGCAAGAAATTCAAGATATTGTGGAGTTGTCGGTTTACATTTTTAACGAGGAGCCTTTGGAGACTTATTCAGGTGACCAAGTGGGTGTAGGTAAAGCTGGACAGGACAACGGTATCTTGTTGGTGCTTGCCATTGAGGAACGACAGTGGCGCATCGAAGTTGGCTACGGTTTAGAAGGCGACATCACCGACATTGAGTCAAACCAGATAGCTCAGCAGTATTTGGTTCCCCAAATGCAACAAGGTAACTACGAATATGCAATCTATGACACAATTGAGGCGTTAGCAAACAAAATTCCAGATACTAACCAGACAGTAACACCAAGAGGATACTACCTATACGAAGCTGACTCCACATCAGCTACAACATCAAATCCGTGGTGGTCATGGATAATAGAAAACTATTATGGAATTCCCCTTTGGCTAATTATTCTTCTAATATTTCTGGGCGTAGCTGTTCCAGTGTTTGGCGGAAAAAGAGCCCGCGGTGGAAGAAGCGGTGGAGGAGGTTCCTCAGGAAAATGGTAGCTAGTAAATTTTACTCCATTCATCCACGATTTTTGTCATTTTCTTGAACTCGTACTTTTCCAGCCAATCTCTAAATGCGTTGTTGTGCACTGCGAATTGGGCGATACGTTTGGCATTTTCGGAGTCATGCACCAAAAACAACACCGCATCTAGATTGTGCCTTGACACATACGCTACAGCTCTTAGAAGCGCATCAAGTTTTTCGTCGGTTGGCATCTCTGCGCTGAGTTCTAAAGTCACAGGTTTCTTTAAAATAGCACAGAAATCCTGCACCAATAGGTCAACCCAGTAATTAGTCAAATAATCCCGCGATGACAGGGGCACATGGAAGTAATCCACAAGTTCACTAATCGCCTCTAAATCCAAACCGAAGCGTTCTTTGGCAAGCACGGGGTCAGGCCAAATCTCCACCGCAAACGTCCCCTTCACCTTTGCCTTGGCGTCACGTACAAACTGTGTTGTAACCTCTGCACGCCATTCATTCCAGCTTAAGCCACTTTTTTTGTGCAGTTCTTGACATCTTGGGCAGGTGCAGAACTCTTTTTCGGGGAAGTGATACAGATTCAAGGTTACACCTAAGATGTCTTCTTTGCTTAGGCTTTCAATGTAATCAAGAACCTTAGCGTTATATTGAGGGTGAGTGGGACAGACAAAATCAAATGCCAAATTTGCTCTGCGGTTTTTACGCAGTGCAGGACCATTCTTTGAGAGCGCCACCATACTGGGGTCATCTCGTATGGCTTTTGCGTCGCAGAAACATGTAACGTCATTTTGCATTTTTTTAGCTGCTGGGCAAGCTTGTCCATCTGCCCATTTGCTGTAGTAAACTGGAATTTCAAATCCTTCAACTATTTCAGGCTTGTAAGTGACTAAGCCAACTTTCACTTTTCGATTTCCACCTTTATTGGAAAACAATTATAGGTTGGCACTTATTTAATTGTTGATTCACTGATTCACATGGAAACCAAGAAAAAAACCGTCATTGTCGATTACTCCAAATGCCAACCTTGCAAAATGCAAATCTGCATCGGCGTTTGCCCTGAAGGCGTCATAGAAGAGGGCGAAGATAAAAAACCTCAAATCACCGATGATGCCTCATGCACCAGCTGCGGTGTCTGCGTTGACTTATGTCCAACTCATGCAATAACGCTAAAGCCTAAAGAGGAAAAAACCAAGTAATGGGGCAACCGTTTTGGAGCAGTTTGACCTCGCAAACAAAAAAGCCACCCTAACAATTAACGGAAACGTTCTTGGAGTATCATCACCACAAGGCTTAGTTACAGTTAGTTCAGCAATTTTTAACGGTGGCTTCAAACGGGTGCAAGCTGTACTTAACGTGTCTGTCCCAGACGATTACAGCGACGTAGTGCTCCATGACGACCCATTCAAGCTAATTCGTGATTCAGCAAAAAGAATCGGCATAACCCAAGACTACACCGCCATGGTAACCGCGGCGAAAATCGAAAACTATGCCTTCCGAACCAAAAGCTCCAACGGTTTCTCAGTGTATGTTGCCGCAACCGCAGGCTGCTCACATGGCGAATCCTCAGGCGAAACAATCAAAATCCAAGAAATAACAGGAACCATAAACATCATCGTCTTAATCGATGGCAAACCTTCACCGAGTTGTATGGCAGCTGCCCTAATCACGGCAACAGAAGCCAAAACCGCATCCGTACGAGATTTAGACATCCGAAGCCGCTACACTGGCGATGCAGCAACAGGCTCCATAACCGACAGCCTCATCATCGCATCCACAGATGAGGGATCAGAAATCAGTTATGGTGGACCAGCCTCAGAACTTGGTCAACTCATTGGGTCTTGTGTGCGAAGTGCGGTTAATGAAGCAATTATCAAGCAGGATGGGTGGGATGCAAAGCGGTCGGTTCTTGAGCGGCTTAAGGAGAGACATCTTCCAGTGGAGAAGCTGGTTTTTGAGTTGTCCAAGGTTGAGGGCTTAAAAGTTACGGTCGAGGGTCTCAAGAAGGTTTTAGGGGATAACCCTGTTTATGCTTCGGCTTTGATGGCTGCTGCAAAGTTTGATGATGATTTGCAGAAGGGTTTGGTGCCCCGTGAGTTCGGTGAAGTATCGGTTCTAGCTAAAAAGGTTGCCTCTTGCGTTGTAGCAGGAGGAGCTATGGCTTCTGATTATGAAGTGGTGGATTTGCCGCCGTTTCTTAAGCAGACTTTAATTGCTATATTGAAATCAATTAATTAACCGTAGTTTACAAAGACTTTAATAACCTCCTAAAGTTATTCGTTAACAAAACGTATGTAAATGGTGAAATAAAACTTGAAATTTGGCACCTTTCTTTATCAACCTGAGCCTGCTCAAGGCGTAGACTATAACTTCTACCGCTTAAAGTCTGAATCAGGAATTGTTGGAAAACCAAACCCAGAAATGTACACTAACATCGCATGTTTTGGCGACAACTTCATGGCAGAAAAACGCCCAGACTGGGTCTCTGTAAGCTCATGGGGTCCAGCACTAAGGACAAACAAGCGCTACAACCTGCGCTGGGACGTTGTGTGCATGACCAACCCAGAAGCACGCGAATACAACCTAAAAATCATCGCTGAATCAGCCAAAGTCACTCCAGGCATCAGCATCAGCAGCCAACACTTCGCCGATCAATACTTCTGCACCTGCCCAAGATGCATAAAAGAACAAGCCAAAAGCGGCTTAAGCTGGAATGAATGGAGAGCAAAAACCGTAACTGACTTCTTAGCTGAAGTTAAAGAAATCGTCAGCGGCAAACCACTCTTTGTCAACCTGCTGCCGGACCCATTGCTGGGTAAACAACGTTTTGGCTATGACTTTGACGCTTTAGCACAGTACGCAGACTACTTTGTTGTTCCAATGTTCAGCAAGGCATACCCAACTCCATGGTACTGGGAAACAATCGCACGCGGCTTTAAGAGTCAACTAAAGAAGCCATTCTTCGTAAACTTCTACGTGCGCGGTCCAAACGAGCAATGGGAAACCGTGGCTACAACCAAACAAATCATGACAGTTGCCACACGTGTTGCACGCCAAGGCGTAGACGGCATCATCTTCCTAGCAGAAAAGGCTGAGTACATCGAGAAGTTCCAGCGAGAAGCTGCTGCGGACAAAGAAACCCGCGAGTTCCTCAAAGGACACAACGGCGATGAAGTCTTAGACCTCTTTGCCCGCTGGGAACAACTCTACAAGTAAGTTTCCTCAAACAACCTTTTTTCTTATTTTTTGTTTATATTCGGTTTTTTGTTTCTGGCTCTAACCCTTAGAGTTTTGGCGCTAAATGTTAGTGTTATATTCAACGTCCAGTCTATTTGAGTTGAGGAAAAAAAATTGACCCAAGACATTAACGTTGAAATCACACAAACGAATCAAACCCCTGAATCGTACTGGAAACAATTCATAAGAAAACACTGGGCAGCTTTTGCCATTTTTGTAGTAGCAGTAATTGTGGCAGTTGTAGGCGCAGTCTACGTGTTTGTCTGGTTCACAGCTCAAGCCCAATCAACAGGTCTGGTTCCAGCAATCCTCAATGCATGGACAATGAACAGCCTTGTCATGTTCATTTTGCACGCTATATTTTGGGAACTCGTCCTAATTGGGATTCCCGCGGCCATCTGTGGAGTGATTGGGTGGCAATGGTGGAAACGGCTACCTGAGCAAGAAAAGCAACAGTACCACAAAGGTAAGAGTTCAAAGTCGAACCGTGCAGGAGGAGCAATCTCACCGCTGCTATTCATTGCGTTTGCGTTAAAAGTTTACTTTGATGGAAACTGGAATAGCGCCATTTCAAGCTGGAGTCTAGATTACGTGGTTGGTTCAATGATTACGATACTTATCTGGATAGCTGCAATCTTCGCCATACCCGCTGTTATAGGAGTTGTTTGGTGGATACACCACGAAACAACCAAAAAACCCTAACCTCTTTTTTAGGGAAAACGGATTTTACAGAAAAAATTGCTAGAATTTGCTTGTTGGTATGTCACCTTTAAGCGCCATGCCTTTTGAGCCCTCAATTATTAGCTGATAGTTTTTGCCTTTATACTCATATCTTATGAACCATACAGGCGCATGCAAGTAAACAATCTGCTTAAGTGTGAGAGTGGTGGTGGCTTCTATGATTCGGTCAACGTTTAGTTGAAGCAGAAAACGATGGTGAGCGTCAATCTGTTGCTTAGCCAGTTCCAAAGCGGCTTCTCGGTCAATTTCACTGTTTAGCAGTTTGGCGAAGCCTTCGATTTTGCGAAAGTCATAGGGGATTTTGCCTGAAAGCGGCACGTCATATTCGCGTGTGGGAAAATCTGAAGCAGCCCTTGCTAACACGAGCCAATTGTATTCTTTTTTGACGTCGCCTTCTTTGACAATGGGAGGCGCTATGCGTTCAAAAATGCCCTTGTAATGGGTTTCTGCCTGCGTGGAAATCACCCAAAACGGCAAATAAATCAGGTTTTTCTCGGTAATTTTGGATTTTCGGGCTAAATCGCCTGGTTTTACAAAGCCAGAACGCATCCATTTACGAATTAAATCCTCAATTTGGCTTTCGTTATAATTGTTTAACAACAGAGAGTGTTCGAAGTTGAAGGCTTGCCCAGTTTGAATGACGGTGGTGAATCCACAGTATTTACAGGTGGCAACTATTTCTCCAGGCTTAAACTCGACTGGAGCGCCACAGTGAGAACAGCGGATTTCTTGGGCAACCGCCATATTTTTACGCCTTCATGTTTGTCCGTTTAATTATTTCTCTTGCCACAATAACGCCTGAGATGGATGCCTGGATTAAACCGCGGGTTACGCCTGCGCCATCGCCGATGGTGAAGAGGTTGCGTATTTTTGTTTCTAGGCAGTTGCTTAGTTGCAGATGTGACGAGTAGAATTTGACTTCGACGCCATAGAGCAGGGTTTCGGGTGAAGCAACACCTGGAGCGATTTTGTCGAGGGCTTCGAGCATTTCGCGGATGTCAGCTAAGTAACGGTAGGGTAAGACGAAGCTTAAGTCGCCGGGGGTGGCGTTTTTGAGTGTTGGAGTGACTACGCTGTGTGAGATGCGTTCAGGGGTTGAGCGTCTTCCATGGCTTAAGTCGCCGAGGCGTTGAACCATAACGCCACCGCTTAGCAGGTTGGATAAGCGGGCGATGTATTTGCCGTACGCGATTGGTTCTTTGAAGGGTTCAGTGAAGTGTGTGCTTACGAGAATGGCGAAGTTGGTGTTTGCGGTTTTGGTTTCTGCGTGGCTTCCACCATTAACAGTCATGACGCCATCGTAGGATTCGGTGGTGACTTCACCGTAGGGTGAAACACAAAACGTACGCACTTGGTCATCAAAAGCTCTTGAATAATAGACCAGTTTAGGCTCATAGAGAACCTTGGTGAGTTTCTCCATGACCGAGGCTAAAAGCTCAACACGCACACCGATGTCTACGGGGTTGTTGACGGTTTTTAAGCCGCGGATTTGAGCTTCAGTTTGCAGCCATTCTGCACCGCCTCTGCCAGGGGCAATGATAACATATTTGGCATAGATTTTTTCGCCGCTGACCGTTTCGACGCCTGAGATAACGTGGTCTTCAGCGATTAAGCCTTTAACTTCGGTTTTGGGTTGGAAGGTGATTTTGCTGTTTAAGGCTTTGCGCATGCGCATGAGGGTTTCTAAGCATTTGTCGGTGCCCATGTGGCGGACTTCCTGCTTTATCAGTTTAAGCCCTGCCAAAGATGCTTGGCGTTCGATTTCGTCAACTTGTTCGTTTTCGCCGCCATACACCTGTTCGCTTGCGCCGAATTTAATGTAAATTTCGTCACAGTACTTTACAAGGTCAGATAGTTCTTTGGTTGAAACGTACTGGTTTAGCCAGCCTCCAACCTCTGTGGATAGGGTGAGTTTTCCGTCACTGTAGGCGCCAGCTCCACCCCAACCGGAGAGCACGTTGCATGGTTCGCAGTGCATGCATTCAAAGCCTCTACTTGAGGGACATTTGCGTTTGTCTATGTCTGCGCCTCTGTCGAGGACTAAAACGTTAAGGTTTGTTTTTTCGGTTAGTTCTAGTGCTGAGAATATGCCGGCGGGACCTGCACCCACAATTATTACATCATATTTCAAAGGGTTTGCCTCTTGGAAATCCGTAAGCTAATAATTGTACAGCTAATTAATCCTTTTGTTTTCAAAATCAAAATAGAAAAGTCTAATTGAACACACTTTTTTCTTTATCCACACTTATTGTCTGGCGCAGATATATCTCAATCATATTTAAATCCCTGCAAAGAACACAATTAAACAGAAACAAAATGCCAGAAACAGCCATAGACGATTTAATCAGCGACTTCAGCCGCTTCTACATACTAACCATACTATACGAAGAACCAACCCACGGCTACCGCATAATCAGCCAATTCAAGAAAAGAGTCAAAAAAGAAGTCAGCCCAAGCCTAGTGTACCCCTTTCTGCAACAGCTAGAAGACAAAGGCTTAGTCACACACACCGTAAAGCATATTGGAGAAAAAGAGCGCAAAATTTTTGAACTTACAAATGAGGGTAGAGAGCTCTGTGTTAACCTGTTTAAACGCTTTGCCCAGCTTGTTTCCATCGCTATAGAACCCAGCCTTAGTATCTGTGCTCATTGTGGATGCAAAGTGTATGAGGGCAGTTACCGAGAAGTTATTGATGGTAAAGAAATGGCGTTTTGCTGTGTGCACTGCGCCCGCACATACAAAGAAAACAAAATACGCAAATAAAAAGAGAGTTAACGTGTGACCAGAACGGGGCAGTGAGCATTTTTGATAACGCCATGGCTTACGCTGCCCAAAACCAGCTCGCTTAAGGTACCAATACCTCTTGCGCCCATAACGATTAAATCATAATTGCCATTTTTTGCAGTTTTTGTTATTTGTCCTATGGCATCACCCTCAACCAGCATAACCTCAACCTCCAAACCTGCAGACGCAGCCAGTTTTTTCCCTGCTGCCAAAGCGTTTTTGCCCTCGTTTTGAAGGATTTCATAAAACTTCTGCTTTGTAGTGCTAATGACAGATGAACCTGTAGGAGTTACATTTAACAGTGTGATTGTTCCTTGCGTCATTTTTGCAACTTTGATTGCTTCTTGTAGTGCACGTGTTGCATGTGCTGAACCGTCTAGTGGAACTAAAATTTTCTTATACACAATAATCCCAAATGACCCAGTCCAGTTTAGGATTAATAAAATTGTTGGTTCCCCCGTAAAAGAGTTAATGCTGGATTAATTTGCTGTTACAAACTTTTTGACAGAAAAACGGATCCAAAATAGAAAGATAGACAAAACAAAAAAAATAAAATAGTTATTTGAGAAAAGCCAAAAAGGCTGAAAATACTAGTCTTTTATGGCTTCGATGTAGCTTATGACGTTCCAGAGTTTAACACGTGTGTATTGTGGCATGTTTGGGTCCTGCGAGATATCCTCAAGAAGAGAAACCGCATTAGAAGCCCTAACAGCAGCTGTATATTCACCGCTTTGAAGCGCATCCATCGCGTCTTTGGCGGCACGCCTAATGTTTCGAGGTGTTGTGCTGTCCTCTGAAACTTCCCCAAGGACGCATAGTGCTTGTTTAATTTTTGCTTCGTACTCTTCAGATTTTTTCTTACGCACCATAAATATTCCCCTCTACCGCAATGCAGTAATCAAATTATATAAGCTTTTGATACGTATTTACTTTGGGGTTCAATAATTGCAACCAAAACAAGACAACCATCACATCCGCCGCGGAGCAGAACTGCTCATGCAAGGCGCCACCTTAACAGACCTGTCATGCCCAGTCTGTGCGTCTCCTCTGTTTAGGCTAAAAGACGGCACACTTTGGTGCAC
The window above is part of the Candidatus Bathyarchaeota archaeon genome. Proteins encoded here:
- a CDS encoding NAD(P)/FAD-dependent oxidoreductase — encoded protein: MKYDVIIVGAGPAGIFSALELTEKTNLNVLVLDRGADIDKRKCPSSRGFECMHCEPCNVLSGWGGAGAYSDGKLTLSTEVGGWLNQYVSTKELSDLVKYCDEIYIKFGASEQVYGGENEQVDEIERQASLAGLKLIKQEVRHMGTDKCLETLMRMRKALNSKITFQPKTEVKGLIAEDHVISGVETVSGEKIYAKYVIIAPGRGGAEWLQTEAQIRGLKTVNNPVDIGVRVELLASVMEKLTKVLYEPKLVYYSRAFDDQVRTFCVSPYGEVTTESYDGVMTVNGGSHAETKTANTNFAILVSTHFTEPFKEPIAYGKYIARLSNLLSGGVMVQRLGDLSHGRRSTPERISHSVVTPTLKNATPGDLSFVLPYRYLADIREMLEALDKIAPGVASPETLLYGVEVKFYSSHLQLSNCLETKIRNLFTIGDGAGVTRGLIQASISGVIVAREIIKRTNMKA
- a CDS encoding UPF0147 family protein; its protein translation is MVRKKKSEEYEAKIKQALCVLGEVSEDSTTPRNIRRAAKDAMDALQSGEYTAAVRASNAVSLLEDISQDPNMPQYTRVKLWNVISYIEAIKD
- a CDS encoding universal stress protein: MYKKILVPLDGSAHATRALQEAIKVAKMTQGTITLLNVTPTGSSVISTTKQKFYEILQNEGKNALAAGKKLAASAGLEVEVMLVEGDAIGQITKTAKNGNYDLIVMGARGIGTLSELVLGSVSHGVIKNAHCPVLVTR
- a CDS encoding 4Fe-4S binding protein, producing the protein METKKKTVIVDYSKCQPCKMQICIGVCPEGVIEEGEDKKPQITDDASCTSCGVCVDLCPTHAITLKPKEEKTK
- a CDS encoding helix-turn-helix transcriptional regulator: MPETAIDDLISDFSRFYILTILYEEPTHGYRIISQFKKRVKKEVSPSLVYPFLQQLEDKGLVTHTVKHIGEKERKIFELTNEGRELCVNLFKRFAQLVSIAIEPSLSICAHCGCKVYEGSYREVIDGKEMAFCCVHCARTYKENKIRK
- a CDS encoding TPM domain-containing protein, coding for MNKQSKTATALILIVSLLFLAYFTVPVQAYIISDDWASAIDDYALSVDERTGAEIVVCVFPSLAGHGIQNKQGQEIQDIVELSVYIFNEEPLETYSGDQVGVGKAGQDNGILLVLAIEERQWRIEVGYGLEGDITDIESNQIAQQYLVPQMQQGNYEYAIYDTIEALANKIPDTNQTVTPRGYYLYEADSTSATTSNPWWSWIIENYYGIPLWLIILLIFLGVAVPVFGGKRARGGRSGGGGSSGKW
- a CDS encoding adenosylcobinamide amidohydrolase, with amino-acid sequence MEQFDLANKKATLTINGNVLGVSSPQGLVTVSSAIFNGGFKRVQAVLNVSVPDDYSDVVLHDDPFKLIRDSAKRIGITQDYTAMVTAAKIENYAFRTKSSNGFSVYVAATAGCSHGESSGETIKIQEITGTINIIVLIDGKPSPSCMAAALITATEAKTASVRDLDIRSRYTGDAATGSITDSLIIASTDEGSEISYGGPASELGQLIGSCVRSAVNEAIIKQDGWDAKRSVLERLKERHLPVEKLVFELSKVEGLKVTVEGLKKVLGDNPVYASALMAAAKFDDDLQKGLVPREFGEVSVLAKKVASCVVAGGAMASDYEVVDLPPFLKQTLIAILKSIN